In Finegoldia magna ATCC 53516, a genomic segment contains:
- a CDS encoding S41 family peptidase: MKTFKKVFIGLGLCLLVYLSFSIGNATGKRTAIANENGIPLAKINKIENLIDQYYLFDIDKNKQQEGAVEGYVKALGDPYSEFLTKEEMDSLNQQTEGEYAGVGIVVTPSETGAITVVSAIKGSPAFEKGIKKDDIILKINGKDYNASQMNDAVNVMKGKPNTDVKLTIARMENKTSKIFDVNITRRMISLTTVNSQKIGDIGYINITQFDRKTDKEFIEQYENLKKQNVKSIVLDLRNNPGGLLDSTVKIADYLLPKGVIVKTVDKNKKEDIQKSDASEQNLPMVVLVNGSSASASEILTGALKDYKKATIVGEKTFGKGIVQTIIPMDKGEGLKLTISEYFSPNGNKIHKQGVTPDVVIKLDEKAKGIGVEFMKEDNQLQKALEILNKK; the protein is encoded by the coding sequence GTTTTTCTATAGGAAATGCTACGGGAAAAAGAACAGCGATTGCCAATGAAAATGGTATTCCATTAGCGAAGATCAATAAGATAGAAAACTTGATTGACCAATATTATCTTTTTGATATAGACAAGAACAAGCAACAAGAAGGAGCTGTGGAAGGCTATGTAAAAGCTTTGGGAGATCCTTATTCTGAGTTTTTGACTAAGGAAGAGATGGATAGTTTGAACCAACAAACTGAGGGAGAATATGCAGGTGTTGGAATTGTGGTTACTCCTTCTGAAACTGGTGCGATAACTGTTGTTAGTGCAATCAAAGGCAGTCCAGCTTTTGAAAAAGGCATCAAAAAAGATGATATTATACTTAAAATTAACGGCAAGGATTACAATGCATCCCAAATGAATGATGCGGTGAACGTGATGAAAGGTAAGCCTAATACAGATGTTAAGCTTACTATTGCCAGAATGGAAAACAAAACTAGCAAGATTTTTGATGTAAATATAACACGTCGTATGATTAGTTTGACTACTGTTAATTCTCAAAAAATTGGAGACATTGGATATATCAATATTACTCAATTTGATAGGAAAACTGATAAGGAATTTATCGAACAATACGAAAATTTGAAAAAGCAAAATGTGAAGTCAATTGTTTTGGATTTGCGTAACAACCCTGGTGGCTTGTTGGATTCTACAGTTAAAATAGCAGATTATTTGCTTCCAAAAGGAGTTATCGTTAAAACTGTAGATAAAAATAAAAAAGAAGATATTCAAAAAAGTGACGCTTCAGAACAGAATCTACCAATGGTTGTTCTTGTGAATGGTTCAAGTGCTTCTGCATCTGAAATTTTGACGGGGGCTTTGAAGGATTACAAGAAAGCCACGATTGTCGGTGAGAAAACTTTCGGAAAAGGTATCGTTCAAACGATTATTCCGATGGATAAGGGCGAAGGATTGAAGCTTACTATTAGTGAGTATTTTTCACCAAATGGCAACAAAATCCACAAACAAGGTGTCACTCCAGATGTTGTTATCAAGTTGGACGAAAAGGCTAAGGGTATCGGAGTTGAGTTTATGAAAGAAGACAATCAACTTCAAAAAGCTTTAGAGATTTTAAATAAGAAATAG